The stretch of DNA TGAAATATGAATTCCGCGAAATGCCCTTGGACCAGATGTTTGAGGGGTTGGAAAAGGGGAACGTTGACGTCGCCGTTGCCGCCATCAGTGTCACAGCCGACCGCCACAAACGCGTGGATTTCTGCCATCCCTATTTCACCACCGGCTTAGGAGTCGCGGTTGACGCTGAGCACTCTTCGGGCGGTTGGAGAGTCCTTCGCCGGATCATCTCGACACGATTGCTGACGATTGTCAGCATCATGATCGGCATCGTTTTAGTCTGCGGCATCTTGTTCTGGTTCTTTGAACGCCAATCCAACGAACAGATGTTCGGTGGGAAACGCCGCAAGGGGATCGGGATGGGGATGTGGTGGTCCACGATCGTATTGCTGGGACACAAGGGGGTATTCCCGGTCAGCGTTTCCGGACGAATTCTGGCTTGCGGTGCGATGCTGGCCAGTATTTTGCTGTTCTCGATCCTGACCGGCGTGATTACATCGGCACTAACGATCGGACATATGGACGTGGGGATTTCACATCCGGGAGATTTGCGACGCATCAAAACGATTACGGTCGAACCGAGCACGAGCGCCGACTTTTTGCGAGGCAAACGTATCCCATTTCGCAGTTATCCAACGATCGCCGAGGCAGCGCAAGCGCTCGCCGGGGTCCGCTCAGAAGCGCTGGTTTATGACGAAGCGCAATTGAGGTATCTAGCGAATTCCGAGTACTACGGACGGATCCACGTCCTGTCCGTCTCATTCCACACTCAAGATTACGCCATCGCCCTAAAACCCGGCAGTCCATTGCGCAAGCCGCTCAATCAGTCGCTGCTGAATTACCGAGCCAGCGAAGGGTGGAACGAATTGGTGTATCGCTATCTGGGCGAAGATGTTGTGGATTGATGATCCACGCCCCCGCCCGATGAAAGTTCACCGAGCCTCCAGATAGGAAAACTACCGCAACGAACGATTCAACCGCGTGCGGTGGTATTCAGCACGCTCAGCGGAGGTCATCGATGCAAAGTCGCGCGCGGTGGCATCCGTGGACGCCGGGGCAGCGGTGCTGGTTGCTGTCGTAGACGCTGTGGTGGATGTCGGCAAGCTAATGGTTGTCCCATTGCCGGCATAACTCATCACGGCGGTTTGCAGCGTTAGGTCTTCTTCCAGCGATCGATTGGGGCGGATGCTCAGTTTTTCCAGCACCGCGTGATAGGCATGGACCGCTTCTTCGGGGCCGATGTCGCCGTTGACGATCAGCCGTAGGAATTGCACGAAGGCGAGTTGGCATTCGGCGTTGTTGATTTTGCGACCGAATAGGGCGATCCGTGCTCCGTATTTTTGCGCTTCGGCAATCAGCTTAAACGCATCGAGCGTCGTGCCCGCACTGCCGCCCAGCACACCGACGATTAAATGCGGATCGTAGGTGACCAATTCCTCCATCGCCTGCGGGCCGTGGTACACCATCTTTAAAAAGATGGGTCGGCCAGCCGTGGCGACGCCGGCCAACGTGCGGGCAATCAGATCGTTGATAAACCCGGCTTGCAATTCGGGGGCGACGGCGCCGGGGACGTTAGGATCGAAGATCTCCAGAAAATGCCGAAACCCCTTCCGCTCCGCTTCTTCGCGAAACAGTTTGTATTGCTCCAGGGTGTGCAGGTCCAATTCCAGGTCGTTGTTGAATGTGACAGAGAATAACCCCAAGTCCGCTCCGCGCGAGCGTTCTTCGGTCTTGCAGTCGAGATGTCCGCATTGAATGTGATCCAGCGAGGCGGAACGAAACGGATGCGCGGGTTCCTGATACACTGCGCCCCCACGCACCACATGCACATCGGTTGTGTCGTTCGCGCGGGCGGCGGGGGTGATGGCGGAGTTATCGAACAGCCGTTCGTTGATCGTCAGGGCTTCGCTGGTACTGGCCGACATGAGCATGATGTCGACGACGCCCTGGTGAATGATTTCACGGATCTGCTGACGGTATTCGGCCAACGTTTTGAATCGCACTTCACCATCGTGCCGCTCAGGAGATTTTCCCGGTGCACCGATGCCGAACGCCATATCCGCATCCTTGGCGTCGGCGATGATGAAATCTTTGCATCCCGACGGATCAGCATGGATAGCAGCGAGTTTTTGATCCAGCGATTTTTGCATGATAGCAGAGTTTTTCTTATCCCAAGCCGACGGCTTCGCCGTCGTTAGGGGCGGTGTTTTTAATGACGTGCGATCACATTGGGAAATTGATCCGCAGGTGAACGTCGTGTGCGACGGCGGAGCCGTCGGTTTGGGATGATGGGGGATTATGATCCAGCGAGGACTTTGTCGATCGTTTCGCGAAGTACACGGGCGGAGTTGGCCAAGCCGGTCCGTTCTTTGGGCCACAGATCCAATTCGACATGCCCGAGCACGCCCTCGCGGCCGACGACGGTCGGTACGGAAATACAGACATCACGCAACCCATAGGCTCCGGACTGTAGCGAGGAGACCGGCAAGATGCGGCGTTGGTCCAGGGCGATGGAGTGCACGACTTCGGTGATTGCCAAGCCGACGGCGAATCCGGCGCCACCCTTTTTCTTGATCACTTCCGCTCCGCTGCCCCGCGTCCGTTTCTCGACGTCGCTGACCAGGGAAGGGGAGTAACCGGGCCATTTGTCCAACGGCAGACCGGCGACCTGTGCGGCGGACCAAATCGGCACCATGCTGTCGCCATGTTCGCCGAAGATCAACGTCGAGACTTGCGTCGCAGGCACGTCCAGCCGATCAGCCAACATGCTCCGCAAGCGGATGGTATCGAGTTGCGTGCCCAGGCCGATTACTTTTTCCGGCGGCAAGGACAACTCGCGCGTGGTTAAATAGGTGAGCACGTCCACAGGGTTGGAAACCACGAAGACAATTGCACCGGGTTTGGTGCCAACGTTGCGCAGGTCGGCCAGAATGTTGCGGAACAGAGCCACGTTGCGATTGATCAAATCGAGTCGGCTTTCGTCCGGTTTGCGTCGTAATCCGGCGGTGATGATGATCACGTCGGCATCGGCGCTGCCTTCGGGGCCGGCGGCATAGATCTTTTGGTCGGCCGATACGCAGCTTCCGTGCAACAGGTCCAAGGCTTGCCCCCCAACCAGGTCGGCGTTGACATCCACCAGAGCAATTTCACGAACGATGCCCCCGCACTGCAACGCGAATGCCGCACAAGACCCTACCAAACCGCCGCCACCGACAATGCTGACTTTCATGATGCTATTACTCACAAGTATTTCTTGAAGGGCCGGTTGTTTACGGCCGGGATGTTTTTCTGGGAGACCTGCGGTCTTGTTGGGTGCGGGGTCGGGAGACCCGCGCACAACTTTACAGGGAGACCTTTGCACAACTCGGTGCGGGGTCTGGAGACCCGCGCACAACTTTACAGGGAGACCCGCGCACTAATTGCTGAGTCTATTTCTTGTCGATCGCGGCCATGACTTCGCTGGTGATGGCTTTGACTAGGGCTTCGATGTCGCCGCCGTCTGAACCGTTGTGTCCACCGCCGTTTGTTGTGGAACCCGAGTTGCTTTTCAAGTAACCCGGGAAGGCCGGCGGAGGATTGAACGCGCGGGTTTCTGGAAGTTTTTCTTCATAACCTTTGCGAAACGCGCTGTTGCCGCACAGGTCGCAATCTTCGGCGTGGAAACGGGGGTCGTCGAAGCCGAGTTTTTTCTTCAGGTCCAACAGTTCGCGGCTTTCCCGTTCGTCGAGGTAGCTCACTGGGCCGAGTTGTTTAGCGAGCAACAAAATTCGGCAATAGGCATCGACGATTTCGGTCTTCCAGTACGCCTTCTCCAGGTCGACGTCGAAGCTGACCGTGCCGTGGTTGTTGAGGATGATCGTGTTGGTTCCCTGGCCCAAAAATGGCAAGACCGTATCCGCGAATTCTTGGCCACCGGGTGTTTCATACGGCGCCATCGGGACTTCGCCCAGAAAGACTTCGATCTCCGGTAGAATACATTGCGGAATCGGCTCACGGGCGACGGCGAAGGCGGTGGCGTGCGGGGGATGGCAGTGCACGACCGATTTGACATCGGGACGGGCTTTCATGATTGCCAGATGCAACAGGATTTCGCTGGTCCGTTTGCGGGTCCCGGCAATCTGGTTGCCATCAAGGTCGACCGCACAGATGTCCTCGGGAGTCATGAACCCCTTGCAGATCATGGTAGGCGAGCAGAGCACAGCGTTTTCGCCGACGCGGATCGAGATATTGCCATCGTTGGCGGCGGCAAAGCCTTTTTCATAAATCCGTCGCCCAATCTCGCAGATTTGCTCTTTGAGTTTGCGGTCGTTGACACCGGAGTTCCATTGGTTTTGCATGGTGGGTATTTCCTATCGGATGTTGGTTATCGATTGTTTTCAGGTGTCATGCCAAGCATGACCTACGGGTTAGATATTGATCGTGTCTAAGATGGCAGTGTTATAGGCGTCGATCGGTTTGTCGCCGGGGTGGAACGGTGCGGCGGCTTCGGCTCCTTCGCTGACGGCGATGCGGCTTCCCTCAGCGGCACCGCGTTCATCGAAGACCACAAACGGTTCGCCGCGGCCCGCTTTGTCGCCGCGAATCCCTTCCAACGACAGCGATGTCGCCACCAACCACGTGGCGCCGGTGAGTTCGGGGTGACATTTCGACAAGGTCACTTTGCCGATCACATCCGCAATTCGCATGGCTGGTTCCTCAATGGTTTTGTGATTTCGTGTAGGACTGGTTCCCGCCTGTCGTCGTAAAACATCGACGATCAACGATGCCGGCGGCAGGCGGGAGCCTACCCTACGTGTTGCTGCTTTGAATACGGGTTACCACAGGCGGCTGGTTGTTTCCCAATTTGCCGGTGGTTGCGGATTTTGTTTGCTAAAACGTTGTAACAGTGTCTTCATTGCGAACATGCCGATGTTGGCAGGATCGAGGGCGATCACATTGGCCCCCATTTCATTCATGGCTGTGGCGACATCTTCGCTGTGGTTGACAACGGTGGCCCGGATTTTGGGAGAGCGATTCGCTAAACAAGCTGCTAAACGAGGCTGCCCGCTGACGATCGCCACACCGGCGTATTCTCCACGACTCACCGCCGAAACGGCCAACCGTGCTGCGCTGGCCGGACTTTCCAGCAAGTCTAGCTTCCAATCGCTGCCCAGTTGTTCCATGGCACGCATCACTTGGGGACCGGCGGTGACCACAGCCGCTAAAAACGTTGCGGACGTCACAGTCGAAGCTGTCGTCACACGTGTCCAGGTTAAGCCTTGCTCACGAATCAGGTCCCGCGCCGAGGGAGTCAGGATCGCTTTTTCAGAGATTTGAAACCGCCGGTCGCCGTTGATTTGTTCCTTGAGCAGATCCGCCGTGATGATCGATTCCGACAGATAGGTCACACGTGCCGCCGTCTCGGCAGGACGCATTTCGATCGGGGCCGCTAGGTGTTTTTTCACCACCGCAGCAACAATCTGTTCGAGAGTCTGTTGGTCCGTATGCATCAGTCCGGAAGTCCAATCACCGCCCAGCGGACTGGGCATGTTTCATATCCGACGAGATCACGAATGGACTTTCCATCGCTACTCAAAATCACTTGATCGCCTCGCCCGCTTCCCAGTGGGTCAATCGCTAGTTGCGGTTCCCCATCCGGTCCGCCGGCGGCGTCCAACATTTGGACGACAGCCAGTCGCCAACCCGCCAGTGATTCATGTTTGACCGTGGCAGTGGCAGTGCCCACGACTTGTGCCAGGTTCATCTGTTGTTCATCCGCGGCAAAAACTTGTTTCCCAAACCGACGGCTTCGCCGTCGTACTCTGCGACCCCATCACCATTAAATAATCCGCAAGTCATCGACCAACGCACAGCGGCGTTGGCGTGTGAATGTCAACGGGCTGGTCACCCCTTCGCCGGTCGGCGTGGCGATGCTGAATGACAAGTAGCCTTCGCCTCCCAGTCCCAATCCTGCGGAACTCGGCCCGTTTTTAACGAACAATGTTGTGTCCATTTCCCGGCCCATCGTGGTCATATTCCGCACGTCACGGGTATGAATGATGCTCGTGTGCCGAAAGTTGTGTTCGTATTCTTTGGCCAGTTCAATCCCGTGCATCGCATTGCGGCACCGCACAAATGGGACAAAGGGCATCATCTGTTCTTCGGGGACGAAAGGATTGCTTTCATCGGTTTCGCCGTACAACAGATCCGTTCCAGCCGGAACCTGAACGCCAATCAACTCGGCCAAGACCGACGCATCTTTGCCGACCAGATCGCGGTTGAGCGTGTGGTGATCCGAGCCGTCTTTGGGCGGATCAAAGGCCAGTTTCGTCAGTTGGTCGATCTGTTGGCAGTTCAATTGATACCCGCCGTGACGCGGCATGGCGGAGAGGAGTTCGTCAAAGATCGATTCCACGGCGAAGACTTCTTTTTCACCGATGCACAGCAGATTGTTGTCAAAGGCTCCGCCGGTGATGATCGAGCGGGCGGCGTTGTCGATGTCGGCCGTTTCGTCGACGACGACGGGCGGATTCCCCGGTCCGGCCACAATTGCTCGCTTGCTACTGGCCATCGCGGCGCGGGCTACGAATGGTCCACCGGTTACGCAGATGAGTCGTACGCCGCGATGCGCGAAGATTTCGTTGGCGGTTTCGATCGTCGGGTTCTCGATGATCGTGACCAGATTCTCTAAACCGGTCGCTTCATAAATTGCCCGATTGATCCGCCGCGCCCCTTCGCAGGCAATCAGCCGTCCCGCGGGATGCGGATTGCAGACCAACGTATTGCCGCCGGCGATCATCGAAATCGCATTGCTGGCCAGCGTCGGCAGCGAGTGTGTGACGGGGGTGATCTTGCCGATCACGCCAAACGGGGCATATTCGGTGACGGTCAACCCGTGATCGCCGCTGAGGGCGTCGCACTTGAGAAACTCGACGCCCGGCACGAGTTCGATAATTTGTAGCTTTTGAATCTTGTGATCCAACCGGCCGATCCCGGTTTCTTCAAGTTCCAATCGCCCCAATTCTTCCGCTTGGGCCGTGCAAAGTTGCTTGATGCACTGCACGATTTTAACACGATCGGACACCGGTCGCTGGCTGAGCGCTTTGAAACCATCGCCCGCAGCGGCGACGGCATCGTCGACGGTTTGGAAGACGCCCCAATCGCCATTGCGATGCGTTCCGTTCGTAGTCCGCCCGCCGTTTCCGAGTTGGGCCAGGACTTCTTGCACGACTTGCCGGATTGCTTGTTCGGTGGCTTGCATGATTGGAATTCTCTTTAGAAGTTAGCTTTATGATTCAGTGACTTATCAGCCAGGCGGCTGCCTAGCCGATCTTTGGGCTCTTAAAATCTCCGCATTTGTTCGATGGCGACGATTTCGCCTTCAACCCAGTTTTGAATGCGTGATGCGGTTGGAATTGATGTCAATAACAGCAGGATAAAGGCGCCACCAATCACCAAATTGACAGGATGGCCTTCTGTGAAGTAGGCAAATAAATTCAGGAATATCGCGCCTTCCAAAATGGCGGCTGCGATAATCGAACTGTATTGGTAAACGCCATACAACTGTTGAAACACGACAGAGTCGGATTCGGATTGGTCGTCAGCGAATGGCTCCAGTGGTCCCTCAGGAAATAAATCGGCGATCCGCGTCCTTTGTTTCGAAGCCAGAAAGTTTGGGGCAAAAATCCAAGCGACAAACATCGCTGCTGCATCCACGACAGCAATTATCGAAAGAACACCCAACTCCTGTTGTTGGTTCACACCGGCCACCAGCAAATACGCCAGAAACCCGCTTGGAACAATCGCGAGATTGACGTAAATGATCTGCAACGTGCGAGCGGCCTGCGCTGCTGACCGAACGAGTTGTGGTGATTGCGATGCCATTCGTTCGCTTCTGCTAGTTTCCTGCCTTGAACACCGACTTGGATTTCACATGCACCTGATCCACGATGCCGATGATTGCCGCGTCGATGGGGAGTGTTTTGGTTTGCGGGGTGAAACGGGCGCTGGAACCTTGTACGCAGAGCACCACTTCGCCTTCGCCGGCTCCCACTGTGTCGACCACGACAAACGTGCGGCCGGTTGGTTTGAGGGAGCTTTGATCCTTTTCGTCGACACGCAACGGCTCGACGATCAGCAGCTTTTGGCCGACCATTTCAGCGACCTTCTGCGTCGAAACCACGCTGCCGGTAATGCGTGCCAAAAACATGGCGTGTCCTTGTTGTGTTTGTTTACCGTTTTGTCAGTTACCCCCCGGCGAAGCCGAGGGCTGAGAGAAAATGTTAATTAGGAAATCGCTTTGGCCGCTTGGCGGGCGACGATGATTTCTTCGTTGGTCTGCAGTACCCAAACCTCCGTCGCACTGCCGGCTGTTGAGATCTTTGTTTCTCCGTCCACCTGTTGATTCAATTCCGTATCCAACTCAATTCCGGCCCAGGCCATGTTGTCGCAGACCTGTTGGCGAATCAGTTGGCTGTTTTCACCGATGCCGCCGGTAAAGACGATCGCATCGGCTCCGCCGAGTACCGCCAAATAGGCACCGACGTATTGGCGAATCGCAGCGACGAAGACGTCGAGCGCCAATTGCGCTCCTGCATGCCCTTCGGCAGCTGCTTCCTCCAAGTCCCGCACATCTCCGCTCAAGCCACTCACGCCCAACAAGCCGCTCTTGTTGGCCAAATCCTCTAACAACTCTGCTAAACTTTTTCCCGTCGCTCGCATCAACACCGGCAAAGCAAAGGGATCGAAATCGCCAACCCGATTGTTGTGTGGCAAGCCCGATTGCGGACTCATGCCCAAACTGTTGGCCAACGAGACGCCGTCCTTGGCTGCACAGAGCGAATTGCTGCCGCCCAAGTGGCAGGAGATGACCCGCAGGTCGTCCCGGCCCAGGATTTCAGCAATCCGCGTGGTGATGTAACGATGGCTGGCACCGTGAAATCCCCATCGTTGAACTTGGTAATCTGTTCGCCAAGCCGCTGGAACCGCATAGCTGCGATTGGCCAGCGGAATCGTATCGTGGAAGCCTGTTTCCAATGCCGCCACGAGCGGAATTTCCGGACATGCCTCGCGCAATTGCCGCATGGCTTTGACATACGGGGGATTGTGCGCGGGTGCGATATCCGACAACTCCTCCATTGCCGCTAACAACTCCTCATTCACAACACGGACACCGCTTAGCCGGCCAGCGAAAACCGTCTTAAACCCAATGACCGCCACTTCACTCACCGCGCCTAAGCAACCATGCTCCGCGTCGGTCAACTGCTCTAAGCAGATTTTGACCGCTGCGGCGTGATCCGGAATGTGCCGCGTGGCGGTGTCGGAGTAATCTCCGATTTCCACTTG from Symmachiella dynata encodes:
- a CDS encoding EutN/CcmL family microcompartment protein; this encodes MRIADVIGKVTLSKCHPELTGATWLVATSLSLEGIRGDKAGRGEPFVVFDERGAAEGSRIAVSEGAEAAAPFHPGDKPIDAYNTAILDTINI
- a CDS encoding transporter substrate-binding domain-containing protein, with protein sequence MATSTLLLVLLALGQVDPAQTQDGGATETKPLVVATKESPPFSFRDADGQWTGISVELWRHMADELGLKYEFREMPLDQMFEGLEKGNVDVAVAAISVTADRHKRVDFCHPYFTTGLGVAVDAEHSSGGWRVLRRIISTRLLTIVSIMIGIVLVCGILFWFFERQSNEQMFGGKRRKGIGMGMWWSTIVLLGHKGVFPVSVSGRILACGAMLASILLFSILTGVITSALTIGHMDVGISHPGDLRRIKTITVEPSTSADFLRGKRIPFRSYPTIAEAAQALAGVRSEALVYDEAQLRYLANSEYYGRIHVLSVSFHTQDYAIALKPGSPLRKPLNQSLLNYRASEGWNELVYRYLGEDVVD
- a CDS encoding aldehyde dehydrogenase family protein, yielding MQATEQAIRQVVQEVLAQLGNGGRTTNGTHRNGDWGVFQTVDDAVAAAGDGFKALSQRPVSDRVKIVQCIKQLCTAQAEELGRLELEETGIGRLDHKIQKLQIIELVPGVEFLKCDALSGDHGLTVTEYAPFGVIGKITPVTHSLPTLASNAISMIAGGNTLVCNPHPAGRLIACEGARRINRAIYEATGLENLVTIIENPTIETANEIFAHRGVRLICVTGGPFVARAAMASSKRAIVAGPGNPPVVVDETADIDNAARSIITGGAFDNNLLCIGEKEVFAVESIFDELLSAMPRHGGYQLNCQQIDQLTKLAFDPPKDGSDHHTLNRDLVGKDASVLAELIGVQVPAGTDLLYGETDESNPFVPEEQMMPFVPFVRCRNAMHGIELAKEYEHNFRHTSIIHTRDVRNMTTMGREMDTTLFVKNGPSSAGLGLGGEGYLSFSIATPTGEGVTSPLTFTRQRRCALVDDLRII
- a CDS encoding lactate/malate dehydrogenase family protein; amino-acid sequence: MKVSIVGGGGLVGSCAAFALQCGGIVREIALVDVNADLVGGQALDLLHGSCVSADQKIYAAGPEGSADADVIIITAGLRRKPDESRLDLINRNVALFRNILADLRNVGTKPGAIVFVVSNPVDVLTYLTTRELSLPPEKVIGLGTQLDTIRLRSMLADRLDVPATQVSTLIFGEHGDSMVPIWSAAQVAGLPLDKWPGYSPSLVSDVEKRTRGSGAEVIKKKGGAGFAVGLAITEVVHSIALDQRRILPVSSLQSGAYGLRDVCISVPTVVGREGVLGHVELDLWPKERTGLANSARVLRETIDKVLAGS
- a CDS encoding EutN/CcmL family microcompartment protein, which gives rise to MNLAQVVGTATATVKHESLAGWRLAVVQMLDAAGGPDGEPQLAIDPLGSGRGDQVILSSDGKSIRDLVGYETCPVRWAVIGLPD
- a CDS encoding class II aldolase/adducin family protein — encoded protein: MQNQWNSGVNDRKLKEQICEIGRRIYEKGFAAANDGNISIRVGENAVLCSPTMICKGFMTPEDICAVDLDGNQIAGTRKRTSEILLHLAIMKARPDVKSVVHCHPPHATAFAVAREPIPQCILPEIEVFLGEVPMAPYETPGGQEFADTVLPFLGQGTNTIILNNHGTVSFDVDLEKAYWKTEIVDAYCRILLLAKQLGPVSYLDERESRELLDLKKKLGFDDPRFHAEDCDLCGNSAFRKGYEEKLPETRAFNPPPAFPGYLKSNSGSTTNGGGHNGSDGGDIEALVKAITSEVMAAIDKK
- a CDS encoding acetate/propionate family kinase, with translation MKVLVANLGSTSFKYRLFDLSSDVQLARGGIDRIGSAESSCQVEIGDYSDTATRHIPDHAAAVKICLEQLTDAEHGCLGAVSEVAVIGFKTVFAGRLSGVRVVNEELLAAMEELSDIAPAHNPPYVKAMRQLREACPEIPLVAALETGFHDTIPLANRSYAVPAAWRTDYQVQRWGFHGASHRYITTRIAEILGRDDLRVISCHLGGSNSLCAAKDGVSLANSLGMSPQSGLPHNNRVGDFDPFALPVLMRATGKSLAELLEDLANKSGLLGVSGLSGDVRDLEEAAAEGHAGAQLALDVFVAAIRQYVGAYLAVLGGADAIVFTGGIGENSQLIRQQVCDNMAWAGIELDTELNQQVDGETKISTAGSATEVWVLQTNEEIIVARQAAKAIS
- a CDS encoding EutN/CcmL family microcompartment protein gives rise to the protein MFLARITGSVVSTQKVAEMVGQKLLIVEPLRVDEKDQSSLKPTGRTFVVVDTVGAGEGEVVLCVQGSSARFTPQTKTLPIDAAIIGIVDQVHVKSKSVFKAGN